The region CCCCCGTGGGGCCCGCGTCGCCGCCCCCCGCTCCGCCACCCCCGTCCCTGCCGTTTTTGCCCCCCCCCGCCAACGGCCGGTACCCGGTGTTTGGGCAAGTATTTTATGTTGGGCCCACGCGACAAGAGTTACCGCTTGCGACCCTTCTGGTTCTTCTGGGCGGCCTGCATGGCCTGGGCCTGTTTCTGGGCTTCGGCGACGCGGGAGGCGACGGTCTTCTTGAACTCGTCGAGGCGGCGGCCGATCGGACCTTTGGGCTTTTCGGGAACCGGCTTGCCTTCGGCCTCTGCCTTCTCAAGGGCTTCGTCTTCCAGGCGGATGTTTCGCCGGATCAGCTTGGTCTCGATGATGCCGATCGTCGTGCTCGTCAGGATGTACAGGTTCAGCCCACTGGGCATGCTGTAGAGGAAGATCGGGAAGACCGTCACCATCATCACCTGGATCAGCTTCTGCTGGGCCTTCTGCTCGTCGGTCATCGTGGCCGTCGGCGTGGGCTGGAGCTTCATCTGGATGTAGAAGACCAGGCCCATCAGCAGCGGCAGGAGGTTCAGCCCGCTGATGCCGATGCCGAAGATCAGCTCGATCCGCTGCTCGAACTCGATCAGGTGGTCCGGCTTCGACAGGTCGTCGATCCACGTCCAGCCGTAGAGGAACGGTTCGTGACGCAGTGCGAAGGTTGCCTGGAGCGTCGAGTAGAGGGCGATCCAGATGGGCGTCTGCAGGAGCATCGGCAGACAGCCGAGTAGCAGCGCCTGCGTCTGCTCGGGGGCGAGTTCGGCCATCGCCTGGGCCATCTTCTCTTTGTCGTCGCCGTACTTCTCCTTGGCCGCCTGGATCTTGGGGGCCAGCTTGCTCATCTTCATCAGGTTCTTCTGCGACCGCTTGGTGATCGGGTGCAGAGCGGTGCGAACCAGGATGACCAGGCAAATGATCGCTAGGCCCCAGTCGCCGAAGAGCGCGTGGAAGAAGCTCAGCAGAAGGACCAGGATGTCGACGACCGGCTGGAAGACGCACCACGTGCAGCCGAACGGGCTGATGAGCGTCGAGTCGTAGCGAATGCCGCCGGCCGAGTAGTAGTTGCCTTCGAGCAGGTCGCGCTTCTTCGGGCCGAGGAAGACGCGAAGAGGCACGGCGAACTTGTCGCCGGCGGCGACCTGCTCCTCGTGCGTCTCCATGCGGATCGCGACGAGGCGTTCCGGTTTCGGGCTGTCGGGATTGACGGCCTCGGCGACGAATCGGCGGAACTGGTCGCGCTTCTCAGGCCGGGCGATCGCGTTGAAGTAGATCGTGCCGCTGCCGATCCACGCCAGGTCCTCGTCGGCGAGCAGATAGCGCCGAGTTGGCTCGTCGTCGTCGAATGCCTCGACCTGCTCGGCCTCGTAGCGGACGTTGCCGGATTCGTTGAGCTGCCCGCGAAGGACGGTGCGGTCGTAGCCGGCCTCGAGCTCGCGTGGCGGCGTGGTGGGGCCGTTGATCGTGGTGGCGACGTCGAAGCTGCGATCGGAGACGTTTCGGACGGTCTGCCGGACGAGCAGTTCGTAGCCGCCGTGGTTCGTGACTCCGTTTTCCAGCGGCTCGTCGATCGCAAAGAGGCGGATTGTCTTGAGAATCTGGGCGACGTGTCGGTCTCCGTCGAAGACGTTCACGAAGAGCCGGGTCTGACGCTCGTCCGTCTTCTCGGGATCAATTCTCCACGCCACGCCGGACAGGTCGAGCTCTTGGCCGTCGATGGTGACCGTCCGCGTGCCCATCGGCCGGGTGGCCTGGACGTCCTGCTCGTACGGCACCTCGAACCGGTAGCGATCGGGCTCGTCGAGCGTGGCCCGGTAGCGCTTCAGCAGCACCTCTTCGATGCCTGCACCGACGGTGTTGACGGTGACCCGCATCGGATAGGCCGACGGGTCGTCGACGGCTCCGCCGAGGATGAGCGTCTGCGGCGTCCCACCCTCGACGCGGAGGCCATCGACACTGGCGGGATCGTCCGACGGGCGCGTCGTGGACGTCGAGCTCGCCGAGTCGTCGCCGGCGGGTCGCGTGGTGGTCTGTGCGGTCTCGTCCTCGGCCCGCTCCTGCGGGATCGGCCGCGTCTCCCAGCCCATTTTTTCGGCGAACCAGTTGGTGCCGATCTCCCAGACCAGGAAGAACGTCAGGAAGGCCAGGATGAGGGCGAAGGTGCGTCGATTGCCCATGGACAGATGCGTCAGTCGCGTTGGACGGAGGAGGGGAAAGCGGGCAACACGCTAGGTCGACGTCGCGTCGATCAGCGTCCTTCCAGGAGCCGCTGCCCGAGGAAGTTGTCGAGTTCGCCGGTGGCTTCGACCTTGCGTTTGGTCGCCTGGATGTCGTACTCGACGCGAACGAATTCGACGCTCGGGCCACGCTCGGGCGTGGTGGAGAGGATGGCGAAGCTGCTGCGTGGGTCACGATCGCGCGGCTGGCCGACGCTGCCGACGTTGACCAGGGCCTTCTCGCCCTCGGCAAAGGTGAATCGGCCTTCGACCTCGCTCGGGCTGTAGAAGTCGGGTTGCTGCGTGAAGACGCCCGGAACGTGCGTGTGCCCCAGGAAGCAGACCGTTGCCGAGGCTGTCCGCGTCGCCGGTGCTGGCTCCTCGCCGTCGGCGGGCGGCAGTGTCGGTACGCCGAGCCGTTCGAAGAGTGCGGCGAACTTGCCGGGATTCGTGTAGATGTCGTCGGGGAAGACGTACTCGTTGATCGGCTTGCGCGGCGACGCGTGGACCGCCTGGTAGCGACGGCCGTCCTGCTGGAACTCGCGCCGAGCCGGCAAAGCGGCAAGGAAGCGCCACCGCTCTGCCCGGAGTGCCTTGTCGGTCTCGCCCTCCAGCTGCTTTCGCGTCCAGTACGCAGCCGACTCGGCACCGGTGTTGAAGTTGTACGGCTCGAACAGGACCGCGAAGTCGTGGTTGCCCAGGATCGTCGCCCGGCAACGCTCGCGAACCATGTCCAGGCACGCCAGCGGGTCCGGCCCGTAGCCAAGGACGTCGCCGAGGCAAAGCACGTCTTGAATGCCCCGCCGATCGATCTCAGCAAAGACGGCGGTCAACGCCTCGAGATTGCCGTGGATGTCGCTGATGACCGCGAGCATGACGTGGGCCGATCGACGGATCGGCCGGGTCGCGAGGATACGGGCAGAAGCCAGCTGTCGCCAGAAAGCGGGAGAACCCGAGAGCCGGAAAGCTTGAAGGAGGAAGCTTGAAGCCTGAAGAGCCGGAGTGACCGCCTCTGGTCTTCAACCTTCAAGCTTCCTCCTTCAAGCTTTCTGGTTCTAACCTGCCCCGTGGCTCCGAAGGACTCTTCCCGCCCCACCCGCCTCACCCGCGTCGCGCTGCTCGGCCATGGGACCGTCGGCCGCGGCGTCGTGGAGCTGCTGGCGGACCGTGGAGGCGATCTGCGTCGGCGGACCGGCGTCGGGTTCGACGTGGTTCGCGTGGCCGTACGAGACCTGGCACGGCATCAGGCCGAGGCGTCGACGCTTCGAATGACCGACGACGCCCACGACGTCGCGACTGCCGCCGAGGCCGACGTCGTCGTCGAACTCATCGGGGGCATCGAGCCGGCCCGGACGCTCGTGCTGGCCGCGATCGAGGCCGGCAAGTCGGTCGTCACAGCGAACAAGGCCCTCATCGCCGCCCACGGGCCAGAGTTGTTTGCGGCGGCACGCAGGGCAGGCGTGGTCGTCGCCTTCGAGGCCTCGTGCGGCGGCGGGATTCCGATCGTCGGGTCGCTGGCGGGCGGACTCGTCGCCGATGATCACCGGGCCCTGGTCGGCATCCTCAACGGCACCAGCAACGCGATCCTGACGTCGATGAGTGTCCGCGGTCAGAGCTACGCGGAGGCACTCAAGGAAGCCCAGGACGCCGGTTTCGCCGAGGCCGACCCGACGCTCGACGTCAACGGCAGCGACGCCGCTCAAAAGCTGTCGATCCTCGCCGGTCTGGCGTTCGGCGAGACGATTCAGCCCGACGCCATTCACCGCGAAGGCATCGATGGCCTCGACCCGCGCGACGTCGCCTTCGCGAGCGAGCTCGGCTATGTCATCAAGCTCCTGGCCGTCGCTCGTCGCGACGAGGACGATCGGCTGGCGATGAGCGTGTTTCCCGGTTTGCTGCCGGCGAGCGATCCGATGTCGGACGTCAACGGGCCGTTCAACGCGGTGGCGGTCTACGGCAAGGCGCTCGGGCGTAGCTTGCTTGTCGGACGCGGTGCCGGCGGCATGCCGACGGCAGCTGCGGTGGTGGGCGATCTAGTCTCCGTCGCCAACGGCTCAGCGAAGGCTGCCTTTTCAACGCTGCAGATGCTGCCCGACGTCGCACGCCCGGCCGACCTGCTCGACTTCGGCCTGACGCGGCACCGCTACTACCTGCGGCTGGTCGCCGACGACGCACCGGGCGTGTTGGCCGACGTGACGCGGGCGCTCGGCAATGCCGGCATCAGCCTCGCTAGCGTCACGCAGCGCGAGGCACCCAGCGTCGGTGGCGGCAGTGTGCCGGTCATCATC is a window of Planctomycetota bacterium DNA encoding:
- a CDS encoding homoserine dehydrogenase codes for the protein MAPKDSSRPTRLTRVALLGHGTVGRGVVELLADRGGDLRRRTGVGFDVVRVAVRDLARHQAEASTLRMTDDAHDVATAAEADVVVELIGGIEPARTLVLAAIEAGKSVVTANKALIAAHGPELFAAARRAGVVVAFEASCGGGIPIVGSLAGGLVADDHRALVGILNGTSNAILTSMSVRGQSYAEALKEAQDAGFAEADPTLDVNGSDAAQKLSILAGLAFGETIQPDAIHREGIDGLDPRDVAFASELGYVIKLLAVARRDEDDRLAMSVFPGLLPASDPMSDVNGPFNAVAVYGKALGRSLLVGRGAGGMPTAAAVVGDLVSVANGSAKAAFSTLQMLPDVARPADLLDFGLTRHRYYLRLVADDAPGVLADVTRALGNAGISLASVTQREAPSVGGGSVPVIITTHEAREASVRSAVEVLSGLASIKEPPAVLRIVDMPKEPGDHA
- a CDS encoding YidC/Oxa1 family insertase periplasmic-domain containing protein, translating into MGNRRTFALILAFLTFFLVWEIGTNWFAEKMGWETRPIPQERAEDETAQTTTRPAGDDSASSTSTTRPSDDPASVDGLRVEGGTPQTLILGGAVDDPSAYPMRVTVNTVGAGIEEVLLKRYRATLDEPDRYRFEVPYEQDVQATRPMGTRTVTIDGQELDLSGVAWRIDPEKTDERQTRLFVNVFDGDRHVAQILKTIRLFAIDEPLENGVTNHGGYELLVRQTVRNVSDRSFDVATTINGPTTPPRELEAGYDRTVLRGQLNESGNVRYEAEQVEAFDDDEPTRRYLLADEDLAWIGSGTIYFNAIARPEKRDQFRRFVAEAVNPDSPKPERLVAIRMETHEEQVAAGDKFAVPLRVFLGPKKRDLLEGNYYSAGGIRYDSTLISPFGCTWCVFQPVVDILVLLLSFFHALFGDWGLAIICLVILVRTALHPITKRSQKNLMKMSKLAPKIQAAKEKYGDDKEKMAQAMAELAPEQTQALLLGCLPMLLQTPIWIALYSTLQATFALRHEPFLYGWTWIDDLSKPDHLIEFEQRIELIFGIGISGLNLLPLLMGLVFYIQMKLQPTPTATMTDEQKAQQKLIQVMMVTVFPIFLYSMPSGLNLYILTSTTIGIIETKLIRRNIRLEDEALEKAEAEGKPVPEKPKGPIGRRLDEFKKTVASRVAEAQKQAQAMQAAQKNQKGRKR
- a CDS encoding metallophosphoesterase family protein, which gives rise to MLAVISDIHGNLEALTAVFAEIDRRGIQDVLCLGDVLGYGPDPLACLDMVRERCRATILGNHDFAVLFEPYNFNTGAESAAYWTRKQLEGETDKALRAERWRFLAALPARREFQQDGRRYQAVHASPRKPINEYVFPDDIYTNPGKFAALFERLGVPTLPPADGEEPAPATRTASATVCFLGHTHVPGVFTQQPDFYSPSEVEGRFTFAEGEKALVNVGSVGQPRDRDPRSSFAILSTTPERGPSVEFVRVEYDIQATKRKVEATGELDNFLGQRLLEGR